The sequence tgactatttttttaatttatcatataaaatggttagtgcttattaagagatgacctctatttaatatgtcccagagcatgccaccgcctacacagctgaaaaaagcGATTTTGTAGCGCTCCTTGGCCTTGTTTAAGATTACAGGCTGATgataaaacacaaaacaaaatccGTCATACAGCAATGCGGTCTCGCGTAACTATACCAACCGCGATGCTAGCCCAACACATACAGCACAAGAGTCTTAGTAAATTACGTGACGCCAATAACTGTTTACGCTATCCGGTCATCCAATGTTTGAAGAGTCATATTTATAGACATTTCCCTGTCCTCTGCTTCTAGCGATACTGTTCTACTTCCTGCTGGTGATCCGGAGCGCGTTCCTGGAGCTGGAGGAGGCGGCTCGGCCGAAGGTCTACGAGCTCACGCAGTACCAGCCCGCGCCGCTCATCACGTAGTGGTGGAGTGACCATTGAACTCTTTGCGAAAGCAGTTGAAGAGACTGTCAAAGTGTATACCTAATTTCTTTATATTCCGTTACTAGGCTGTGTTTCCAGTAGGCAAACTTTTCGCCGCAGAGTGTTCAAAGTTCGTTAGTTTTGGTTTACACAATCACATAGTTGGTTCGCTTACTGAGAACACCGTCTAAAGTGCGCGAGTTAAAATTGACACAGggttatttaggtaggtacagtgctccaaaattgataatgcgcatagaaatctttgacagatcggttgttttcgattatgtgacacatgatattgactcctatttctttcgaacaaggtgcaaaatgcaagtgtttttttaaggctcttacgatttaatgattcaggtgtgaagatctgcatgtgcattattaattttggacaagtgtactgttaattattttacttttgattTCCGAACAAGTTTGTAATGAATACCTTAATAAGtatgattaaaaataatgttattaataacataatgCTTGCCGTTTATGTTCAGACCAGCGATCCTAGATTTTGAAAGATGcaatacgtatttttttatttgctgcTTCTTTTTAATAGGCAATacgtacattattatattatcgaCTACAgtagtatgtatgtaagtaaataattattatgtaggtaagaaTGTATTAAtgggtgtttttttttttttttttttttttttttttttttttttaataaatgattatcactccacagactttatgtccgtgccttttgaagagtggtaatttttatgagatagtttttaattcttttatctactttctactcggtaaggaagtttagtttatatatattatcttttatatatatttattttgtctttagtttatatattctttcttttatatatatattgttctttttctcttttttttttcactgctgggggaaaatccacatggacacctgggaagaggaCCCATGTTACGATGAGCATCATATCCCTACCCAGACATCAACAAACGAGAAATCCCGACCACATTAGCAATAATAAACAACACTGATAGCTAAAGCAAAATTCCCAGGATATTATTAATGAGAGATATTCCACTATCAGTAGTAAAGCTTCCTGACTAACAGTGGCCTCGCTCTAACACACAACGTATCGTTTTATTAATATCATTAACAACAGAGAATACAAACACACAGTAAAGTTCTACAATtgactttttttaaatactggcCAGTGTTATTTGTTCTAAAATGAGAGTGCCGCGATTCCAAAGAGTATTTTGGTGTTTACACCTCCGCAGAGGTTGCATATTGCTGGTCTACCTGAATCTGGTAAGTTATTactttcattataatttactGCATAAATGAGATATTAATATTCACCTATGGTCGTACTCGTACGACATAGAGCCCCATAAAACTGCTattggccttcctcatccagaaGTGAGGCCTTTATTATTGTCATCCAGCCACTTTACTTACTACCCAACCACTTTACTAGAGCTTCCATCTTCAAGATATTATGCTTTCTATTCGTGGTCTCGAGCTGGACGTGGGTAAGGACGCCAACAATAGAGTTTTGTGGCGCTTGAAAGAAGCCTCCGTGTAAAACAGGAATATTGTTGGCTAAGGAATCATCTCAGAATCTCAGACCCACTACACCTACACTAGAAACCCTTGACCCTATATCTAACCTATAGTCTTCAAACACCCGCAGTTAATATGCGCCATGGCAGTGCTAGCGTTCGGCTTCCTGGACTTCATGAAGACGTTCCTGCGGCTGTTCCTGCAGGACTGGTACACCGGACTGCACCGCGCCTTCCGCTCCAAGgtacaatagaatagaatagaataaatctttaGTCAAGAAAAAGAACttatgataagtaggtatttacatacattccACAAAACCATGACTGTGGGTAAGGAGTCGCACTACATAACAAAATTACATAGCTTATTAGTACATATACCTAGCTTACATTAGGTATAAGTAGTTTAATATTAATAGGAACAATAAGTTTTAGATTTTGTTTATGATGTTTACGACACATACATACAGGTATAAAGGTAATTTTGATTCATTACATTATAGGCAATTAGGTACTTTGGATACTGTTTAAGAGGTAAGTTTTATACATGactgaaaatttaattatatttttttcaagtctAATATGAGCTGgaatttcattaattaatcTAGGAACCTGTTTTTTTGCATTCTCCCGCCAAAGTAGTTATTTACCCTTGTAGTTGTAGTCTCGCATTCTTATGTTGTCAGATCCAGGAGATTTATTACTACTCATTAAATGAATGACGCACTTGGCTAGCAGTGACGGGGTTCCATCTCACACAGGTGCACGCGTACCTGGTGGCTCCCCTGCTGCTGGCGGATCTACTGCTGGAGCTGGCTATGGCTGTGGTCGCGCTGGTTGGGTTGCATAAGGTAGCtgatttattctattctattatctgtgggggtgtaagtacctgcacctggctctctcagatggaacctttgtgcattgTGCATATTCTCAAGAACTTAACTCCTGTCCACTAAGAGTTGATAGTTGAGCAGATGAGCAGGTTTCCTTACGAGGTTTTCTTTCAACGTTAGAGTgatagtacctacttgaaaataaattataaattcataaaagCTCATTTGATAGGATGTCACCAAGACTTTAACTTCAATGGAACATCATGCACTTCATGGTTGCACCTCTCATCTGCGAAACCACTACTCTACAAGCAATTTTGCGCATATATGCATAATGGTTCTACcgtttttggcataagatttatttgcctaatctcgtattgcatagtaacgtttggtcaaagtctcgttacgccgaaaatcgtatggcataaatctcgtttagtaaaaagttatttcgcataacattgtttagcctaatagtggtatggccaaatcttgaatagcctaataatgctatggcataggtttatacaaagtaataatattcgtttggctttaactttgacggagtgtctccctacatagcgcaaactggtgccttgtattgtttccgctgtttggaaaacgctccgctccgcttcgctgcgctccgctttggttttgatgaacatgtgcacctaacacgctcctcctcgctttgctcgtcgtcgcacctatttttaggtttcgatctcatggggtttgtaataattatattggtcgttaactttcgatttttttatcatacaatatcgtgattttcgggatgtaggagaaaaatactacaatttgtacatttactacatacttaatatattatttattaggataatattaggagaaacaagattatacataggtatagacgaacataaatttgagcaaacgaaacttaggtgtttaaagattgtgcctaaagagttttagacgaaacgagccttatgccacataagtcttggcaaatggcaaagtgatggttcggccaaaaaagtttagaccatacgagttatgcgaaatgagttttggtcaataaagattatgcgagatgagcggaacccatgcataatatattatacctaattacgaaTAATTTGGACTAAACCTTTGATTTACGCCTAGATCTACCATTTCCAGAAACGTCTAGACCTGCTGAAGGTGACCCTCTACTTCAACGTGCTGATATCTGCCTTCATGTTCCTGTTCCGCATGTTCGACGTGGGCCACTACAGCTGGCGCGCCGAGCTGTTCGCAGCTGTCGTCTACGCGGGTGAGTcacttacttactccgctggctcagcgacctgAAGTTTATCTTATCCTCAGATACAAGAAGTCGCCGGTCGCTGGTCGCTTTCCTGGCGCCACAGATAAGTTGGTGTATGCATGTGAGTTACCTCTTTTCTGCTGCAGTTACCTGCTTTACGCTCTACATTCGGAGTCCTTTCTACGATATCGATAAACTCGTTCGCCAATCACGTGGCCGTATTTATGGgctttatggcgaatcgcgatatagagacgtcgataacggaccCTTGCAGTGGGGACTGATGGTGCTTCAGCGTCTAGACCTGCTGAAGGTGACCCTCTACTTCAACGTGCTGATATCCGCCTTCATGTTCCTGTTCCGCATGTTCGACGTGGGCCACTACAGCTGGCGCGCCGAGCTGTTCGCAGCTGTCGTCTATGCGGGTGAGtcacttacttacttactccgctggctgGTGAAGTGGATCTTAGCCTCATGTCTCTATCCTGCGCGTCGCTCTCCAGTCGTCTGCTTGTAGTGGGCGCATTTGTGTAAGTTACGTCTTCTTTTTTTGCTGCAGCTACCTGCTTTATGCTCTACATTTAGAGTGAGTTACTTGAACAAACTCCACTACATGGTTCCTTTGTCCGacatcgataaactcgttCGCCAATCACGTTGCCCTATTTATAGCAAATTGCGATATAGAGACGTTTAGCTACGTCGATACCGGACCTTAGGACCACACACTTGACCGCGCACCGCTGCGGAAGGCGTATTATCATTGTAtgcaaaaattacaatttatataGAAAAAACGCTTACCCGCATAACGTATCGTTTAAAAaattactaagtaggtaagttaAAATCCACAATCCGCGCAGTGAAGCCcagttataatattctagtctatggGTGAGGCGATGCGTGTGTGAATCGCCTATGAGCACGTGGTATCCGGTCGAAGTAAAATAATCCATATTAGACAGTCAGAAAGAACCGACTAGTTATGGTAGTCGTACAAGTTACAAATATCTCGCCCGTCtgactaaataataatatgtacctactaatgtacttaagtagttatttaatatttttcagccTACAAATGCTACTACATTCTATGCATACGGAGCGTAGTAAAGAAATGGCTGGAGAGTGATAAAAAATCAGTGGACACGGCGTTGGAGAGTGGTCGAGAAGAGTTGGAGCTGGCTCTACCCACAGAAGAAGTCTCTGATGAAACCACTTAGTAACAGTTATCTGTGTCGTTCCCGCCAGCTGTTAGAAGGAGTTAGAGAGAtgaaatgtaggtatttaagatTAGGGCACTTGAACATTAGTCTTTTATATAGTATAGGATAAGGTCCTGTAAATATACTCAATGCAATGATTCAAACTACAGTACTGAATTGTACAAAAAATCATGACATGATTACAAGCCATTGTTATTACTTATTTGTctcataaataaacaatgtaataatattaataaatattacttttctAGCACTTACATAATCATAAGCATTTTATGTAGATAGGGGAAGGCCAgtaaaaagaaacaaattatttaagtacttttcttaatttaacacctaagtattttattaacttAAATTAGCATCCATTCATTTACACCGAGGTGGGCAGTTATTGCAATTATACCTTAAGTAaacctacttaagtacctaaacgGGGTAGAAATGATATTGTAAGCTAAAAGTGGTCTACTCCACTGAACATTATTGATGTTTTCATAACGATAAACATAAAACCTTAGTAAATTATACTCAAAAAAAATTGTTCACAAAACCCCCCTTACAATATCCATTTCCCAACCCCCTGCATCACCAACCCCTGGTCACTCCACTCCACTACTGCACAACCCAACCCCTGGTCACCATGTCTACTGCATCAGCGGTTCCTGCGCAGGCGCATACTGCGGCGGCGTGGGCACGTAGCTCGGCGACCTGGGCCCGGTCTCGGTCATCTCGTACACCTTGGGACGAGCCGCCTCCTCCATCTCCAGCGCAGTGCTCCGGATCACGAGCAGGAAGTAGAACATTAGACCTGGAAGATGGGAGAGCACTTGTAAGAGCTGGAATTCATAAAAGGTTTGCAAAACATCGGTCACAAAGGCGACAAAAGTTTTTCGCGGCCTCGAGAGcaacggaaaacttttgtcaagtCTTAACGTGCGCGTGTTTTGCGAAACAGCATTCAGTCGCCTCTGACATGAAGCGATCTTCCACCTTGCAACAAATCTTCCAAAGGCCTATTCAAACCGTAGAGTTATACGCTATCACCGTTTTAACGACACAGGTAACGGTTATGGCAAACGACTTGCTCCTTAATAGTTTTGTAGGTAGTTTAACTATTCCTACACTTTCCTACGCCATGCCTTCACCTCTActctatttaaaattgtacaataaatttattaaactaTTCGTATACTGCAAGGGCGTAcctacccaggatttcagctagggggggggcagctcttgagatgatggtcggtcgggtatattgaaacaaaaatcatgaaaattgtcttttattaaGGTCAACTAGGCCAATTGCGTCTACGGGCCAAATTAATCTTTTCGATCCTATTTGAAAACGGCTTTATCAATGTTGAAAAATGCCATCTATGTAGTTACGGTGgcttaaactaaatactttacaTGAACTGCAGACAGATGGTGTTGTagtcaacataatattatccaaGTATTCAGTCATTTTGTGATTTGCACATTTTTTTGAAAGTTTGGTACTGTGACAGGTGATTGAAAATGTGAATCTAAAGTTTTCTTTATCAATTGATTTTTATTCAGTAGGTATTCTAAACAATAGTCATTGGGCTACTTATACACAAATTTTCAATGAAATAGCTTTATTTGATGAATcaatgatgtttttttttatgtttgataaAAGTCTTGGGGTAAATGCGTTAGGCGTAATGGGGATATTGCGATTGTTGCAACGCATTGCCTCAAAACAGAAATCGTCAAccttttaatacatacataattatgctcacgactgtagtcacccgcttttcgctgtaaatttgtatcgccgttttttattgagtacaatgcactaaagttgtcgggtaagtgtaAGTGTACAACCCGACTGTCATGACTGATGATCAATGATtatttcaagctgcccgaaggcctctgactaggcttaacaactgctgccgaagcagcaaccgggacccacggcttaacgtgatTTTTTTCACGGAAAGCTTACTGAGCTTTATTGAATAGTTACATACTAAAAACACATTTGCCTCAAACCTGGAAAATGCGTTCAAAATcacgattttttttaatacactaAATAAGAAACTTTTATAAGATTCCACCAAAGAAATCAAtgctttaaatttgttaagaaaTAGTTGTTCAATAGTCGTTAGTTTCTTAAAGTAAATATCTCActtttacattacatttttcATACCTTTGCTCCCATTATTCCGAAAACTTTTAGTGATCTAAAAATACAACGTAACCCCAGTTGACCTTAATTAGTTTGGTTaagatacaaaacaaaataggtaggtaggtaagagtagataacacgtttttaattccgacttggcaggaaaatttacgtttattttattttctaggggggggcagctgcccccccctgcccctacctgggtacgcccttggtATACTGTATATAAATAGTATACTATTCTGTACTGACCACAAGCCGAGAGCTGCCACAGCGTGACGAGCAGGCCGGTGAAGAGGAAGGAAACGATGACCACGGCCAGGTTGAACACCAGGTTCACGATCCCGACGATGAAGTAGTGCCGCATGTAGCGCGGCTTGTTCTGGAATGTTTGGCGATATGGTCATGGATGGTGTCATGGCTAATCCACTTAAAATATATGATACTTAGACACCTAGATAAATGTAATATTGTATTGATGTAAGTATATCCAAGACACGATGTCACGTTGAATCGATCATGTATGATTACCTACAGCTTGTAGCATTTCCACAGGTACTTaagaaggtacctacttattgaaCGATGCCCTTTTAGGCTTTATTGCCATTTCGAATATGGTGTCTGGCAAGCAATTAAGCGTTGCTAGGCCGAAGCTTTACACCAGTTCCATGGAAAGACCAAGAAATGAAGGAAACGCTCAGGGTAATATCCTAGTTTAGCAGTCTACTTACGAGTTTCTTTGTTCAATAGATTATGTTTATAAAGTTTACGCTTTGCATGAAGATTACCTTGTGAGCGCCAATGACCAGCAACAAACTAATAGTAAAGTAGAACAGGTATCCAGCCAGCTGAAGCCCGAGTGCGATGTACTGTCTCACAGCCTTGCTCTTCACGTCTGCCGAAGTGAGCCCCGGAGGCGGGTGGTCCTGGTTCTGAGCCACGTACTGGGCCACTTGGTAGATGAGGGTTGACGTGGACGCGAGGGAGAAGCCCGCGCTGATCTGTTATGGGCAGATTAGATAATTATGCAGGTATGGGGAATGTCTTCGCGTGTCGGCAGCAAACACTAGAGTTAAAGGATCACCTACATGGATTCAAGGCATAGACTAAAGAGTGCACATAACTTTAGGtagctaagtaggtactacattTTTCACATAAAGATTTAGCGTTAAGCATGAACCCACCCACTTTATTGCTGCAGACCAGTGTTTCaggaaatggtccaaactttatttaaatgaacCCTAGACGCATGAAAGTTCCttcataggtaagtactaaccAGTGAATAATAGCCGATTATCAGTGCTCCAGTTCGTAATGGGCAGCAACAGCACTTATTAACACGAGGCAACTCACAACCcatgattaataaaaaatattcactcaagaacttttataaatttatcaaaTGAGGTACCTATCTCCTGAATTCTCCTGTTATACCAGGTAAACTGACTGAAAAACTATGTTTCGTCTGTCTGGCAGGATATTGTTATCAGGTTTAACATTGGCCAAGTTAATATCGATACATATCACTGATAAGGATAGCGCTTCGGagaattaattttatagattagttttatttaactggAACTGGATAACGGTTACTACtaacaacataaaaataacaaatgttgtaatctcggtaggtacctaattataatgtatgtacttactttagTATAACTGATTTAGAGAGGTGAGTTTGAATTTTAGCTTTACAGCCTGTAGTTAACTACTTCAAAAAAAGCTCtactcataataatttataatttcaaGAGAGGACTCTAGGACTGTATTCATCCACCTGTAAGACAAGTAGATTTAAGCATTGGTCCTTTCGAATTATGCTAACAATAAagttagtttatttacttctatTATACTaccaaattcatagaatatatACCCTCGTTTTGTCGCTGTTGTCCTCCACCCCCATCGCAATGATGAATTCAGTCTACTGCACTGACGCAAACGGACATGAGCTCGTGCGTACCTAGGCAAGGGAGTCTGATGGGGCATGGCATGGGGTCATGGTTGGGTcgcctacatacctacatagaataACGCGGACTCGGGGTCACCTACGAATAGCAGAAAAATAACTCCGTGATTTACGAGATCATCAGAATAAGGAGAAGCAGTACGTCGTTGACTGACACAACGACTTTGCTATTTTTTTCCAAAGTTTTGGCCAAGTCCATGCCAAGTCCAACAAAAACAAGGACTGACtgtaaaaactttaaattaattttattaaaactttaactaaGGTTTTCTCAATAGATTGGGATGATGAGGGATGGATACTGGAAAAATACAGCAAGTAATGCAtagtacaaatacaaataccaGGAGATGGACAAGACGTAACTTTTTGCCGATAATGCGCATAAAGAAGTGTTTCGGTCTCCAATTAAAAACAGCTGCTTTCTGTATCGGGTACTTTCAGATTGTAAGCGGTCAAGCACCTATCAACTAAGTAACTTAGATATATTCTTAGAAACATAGAATCTGGAAGCTGCAAGTCAAACTGGAAGTGAGCCTAAGTGTCTCGTTGGACGGTACAGGTATCTGTGGAAGAACCGAAGATCGACAAACAAACATCTTCAGTTAAGATATCAAACTTAGTCCTAGTCTCGTGGTGCTAGTGGTCTGGTACCTAGGTATGACTATGTTCGTCTAGCAGAGGCAGACCTTAGTCAGAGGGCTGTGGCAGTCCTTGTGAGAGGCCTATCTCTTCGACCATGGTCGAAGGCCTATCCATATCCATATTTCCGTTTATTAGCTGAAAACTAATTGTCAGTAACTGTAACGTAACGGCACCaatttgtatattataatgGACAAGGACTCAATAATGGACCATACAAACTTATATTGTCTAAAATAAGAGTATGCATAGTGTTACGAAAATTACAACACCGTAGTTTCACAGCCTTAGTTactttatttcttttatttcagTGTGGTGAAGTGACATCAGGAGTGCTGCTGCGCACTGGGGTAGACCCGCTCGGGCACCGGACCGCCTCGGGCGCACACACCTCTTACATCACGGGAATATTCTGGTTCTTCATACTTAACTTCATACTCATTGTTGGACTGCATACGGTATGTAGAGTAGTTGGATCCTTAGGTTACATAAGTAACGTAcctatacataggtactttgctcacgactgtaatccccgaagcgGTAGTCAGAGAGAGGCTTGCAAGCGAGTAACgttaatcaataaataatacctaataggtACTCGTTACACTCCTTTCTACTTCCACTGGGTAACGTCGCTATTATTACATATTGTTTCTGTTTCTTCGATTGATTAttctatatttaattaataaaatcctTCTGGATGACCGACCGAGAATCAACGCACAGGCCAAACCATGAACGGATCCTCCTGAAACGCGCAGGGATTGTTTCTTGTATAACTAAGGCACCGGTTACGAAACGATTTTCCAAAATTCTATCTTTCCTTTTTAATGATTCTTTAGGGAGAATGTGttttgtattaagtatatgttactgtaaaagcccgaacaacgaTAAATCCTGGGATTTACcagtaaatcctaggatttaccagtaaatcgtaggatttaccaacatgagttggtaaatgtaaggatttgtgaaaatgggtcatttttttcgggcttttaccattacaatttggtaaatgctaggttttaccactgacacctagtaaaagttggttttgggaataaaacaaagatatTTATGTGTATAGTAATAGATGCGAATTATCATTGCATGCTGGATTATaggaaaataactttattttcactcattcactgaacgataatttaaacacggaaaccggaagtaaaataattttcacgtattattattgttgacgtcgagtaaagtagattgcaataataaatatttcttaagttcggttagttataagttatcatcatcatcacgactcattacgtccccatctgctggggcacgggtctccttccaatgaaggaaggatttcgatctagtccaccacgctggccaagtgcgggttggtggaccccaacacaagcaagcttttgctgagcgagttgtcgggtaagtgggcaacccgactgtcagacgttttcaagccgcccgaaggcctctgactaggcttaacgactgctgccgaagcagcaaccgggacccacggcttaacgtgccgtccgaagcacgaaagcatccagaaaagaaccacttgaaatcggtcacccatccaatggctgaccatgctggttgttgctaaacctcagtgatcagttacgatcactgaagcggactacggaggttataagttataacctggctttttcaacatttaccgtgccttaatgtaaatcctaagatttaccaagtgaatagtggtaaaagtgcgaatcgcaaaatctttcgggcttttaccattaagagttggtaaatcttaggttttacgcgtaaatcttaggatttaccgttgttcgggcttttacagtaacatatacatAAGGTAGTTAGTTATATTGAGGTCAATATGGTCTAGTAAGTATTTCAGTCGGTTTCGCTGCTGCAATCTGCCATGTATtaagtatgataaatatccatcgttgggccggtctgtacgcagctatTACAAAGTCAACACATACAGGAGATGTTGCTGCTACTGCGAGTCTACTACGTGGTGCAACTGGCGCATGTGGTGCTGGGCTCGCTGCTGGCACTCGTCCTACTGTCGCTGGTCAACTTCGTGCTCGGGATTATGATGTGTCTTACTCTTTGTAAGTTGCCTTTtaccatggaagtagaaaaaaagacggaaggaatctcgctaactaaaaaTTGAAGCACCCAAAGTATGTAAGTAGATTTCATTGTTGCGACGAGCccgacacacacacattcacactcaaagtaagtctgtctgccgccgcgcgccaatCACGTCGCACCTACGCACCCACACACTCTCATGTCACCGCCATTGCTGTGCTTCATTTTTTAGTTTGCGATATCCCTTCCgactttttttctacttacatggcttttacattattttctgtGTAGAGGGTAGAGGATCTCTTCGTTTCAATAAGCAATAATTCAAATATGATTATTGTGTAAGTAGAGTATGACTGGATacctggactgacgaccttagacaggtGGCCAGtcgtggctggatgaggatggccgaggacagagtgttgtagcGCTGCTTGGGAGAGGCGTATGTCCAACAGTAGACAACTACGCGGGcagataatgatgatgatgaatcatcAGATGAAGGTGGTTTGAATTATTAGTGTACGAGCAGCAAGAGACCCTTTTACAAGCGCCTTTTTAACTTTCCTGTTGAATGTTATAACTAATTTA is a genomic window of Plutella xylostella chromosome 18, ilPluXylo3.1, whole genome shotgun sequence containing:
- the LOC105386862 gene encoding uncharacterized protein LOC105386862 isoform X2, with amino-acid sequence MGCELPRVNKCCCCPLRTGALIIGYYSLISAGFSLASTSTLIYQVAQYVAQNQDHPPPGLTSADVKSKAVRQYIALGLQLAGYLFYFTISLLLVIGAHKNKPRYMRHYFIVGIVNLVFNLAVVIVSFLFTGLLVTLWQLSACGLMFYFLLVIRSTALEMEEAARPKVYEMTETGPRSPSYVPTPPQYAPAQEPLMQ
- the LOC105396431 gene encoding uncharacterized protein LOC105396431 produces the protein MHSTNTNTRRWTRRNFLPIMRIKKCFGLQLKTAAFCIGYFQICGEVTSGVLLRTGVDPLGHRTASGAHTSYITGIFWFFILNFILIVGLHTEMLLLLRVYYVVQLAHVVLGSLLALVLLSLVNFVLGIMMCLTLLILFFYVVVIRSTCLHLEQKKQQMKARQETRDRDNPRRPQTSKDSAGSQQSRGSQQSRASHSSESRAPLSILR
- the LOC105386862 gene encoding uncharacterized protein LOC105386862 isoform X1, whose amino-acid sequence is MGCELPRVNKCCCCPLRTGALIIGYYSLISAGFSLASTSTLIYQVAQYVAQNQDHPPPGLTSADVKSKAVRQYIALGLQLAGYLFYFTISLLLVIGAHKNKPRYMRHYFIVGIVNLVFNLAVVIVSFLFTGLLVTLWQLSACGLMFYFLLVIRSTALEMEEAARPKVYEMTETGPRSPSYVPTPPQYAPAQEPLMQ
- the LOC105386861 gene encoding uncharacterized protein LOC105386861 gives rise to the protein MRVPRFQRVFWCLHLRRGCILLVYLNLLICAMAVLAFGFLDFMKTFLRLFLQDWYTGLHRAFRSKVHAYLVAPLLLADLLLELAMAVVALVGLHKIYHFQKRLDLLKVTLYFNVLISAFMFLFRMFDVGHYSWRAELFAAVVYAAYKCYYILCIRSVVKKWLESDKKSVDTALESGREELELALPTEEVSDETT